A window of the Capricornis sumatraensis isolate serow.1 chromosome 9, serow.2, whole genome shotgun sequence genome harbors these coding sequences:
- the LIX1 gene encoding protein limb expression 1 homolog yields the protein MDRTLESLRHIIAQVLPHRDPALVFKDLNVVSMLQEFWESKQQQRAAFPSEGVVVYESLPSPGPPYVSYVTLPGGSCFGNFQCCLSRAEARRDAAKVALINSLFNELPSRRITKEFIMESVQEAVASTSGTLDDADDPSTSVGAYHYMLESNMGKTMLEFQELMTIFQLLHWNGSLKALRETKCSRQEVISYYSQYSLDEKMRSHMALDWIMKERESPGILSQELRMALRELEEARKAGQELRFYKEKKEILSLALTQIYSDPDASSPSDDQLSLTALCGYH from the exons tGAATGTTGTGTCAATGTTACAGGAATTTTGGGAAAGCAAGCAGCAGCAGAGGGCTGCATTCCCGAGTGAAGGTGTGGTGGTCTACGAGTCGCTGCCGTCTCCTGGGCCACCCTACGTGAGTTATGTGACCCTCCCAGGGGGAAGCTGTTTTGGCAATTTTCAG TGCTGCTTaagtagagctgaggccagacGGGATGCAGCTAAAGTGGCCCTAATCAACTCCCTCTTCAACGAGCTGCCCTCTCGCCGAATCACCAAGGAATTCATTATGGAGAGTGTGCAGGAAGCAGTTGCCTCCACCAGT GGCACTTTGGATGATGCGGACGACCCAAGCACCAGCGTCGGAGCCTATCACTACATGCTGGAGTCAAACATGGGGAAGACCATGCTGGAGTTTCAG GAGCTTATGACCATTTTCCAACTATTGCACTGGAACGGAAGCCTCAAAGCCCTTCGTGAAACAAAATGTTCCCGACAG GAAGTCATCTCCTACTATTCCCAGTACTCCCTGGATGAGAAGATGCGCAGCCACATGGCGCTAGACTGGATCATGAAGGAGCGGGAGTCGCCGGGAATCCTCTCCCAAGAGCTGCGAATGGCCCTGAGGGAGCTGGAGGAAGCCAGGAAAGCAGGACAAGAACTACGGTTttacaaagagaagaaagagatccTGAGTTTAGCCCTGACGCAGATCTACAGTGATCCTGACGCTTCTTCACCCAGCGATGACCAGCTGAGCCTCACGGCCCTTTGCGGCTATCACTAG